One segment of Actinomyces sp. 432 DNA contains the following:
- a CDS encoding glycosyltransferase family 2 protein: MGVPGQGAAARPKSVAIAVLTYKRPEHAASVVPALDAALSELDDGRALRLIVVDNDPDASARPVVAAGAAGALHRVSYVHEPAPGIAAARNRALAECDEDAIVFIDDDERPRSGWLPALVSQWERAGAEAVAGPVVPDFSRQPDSWILAGGWFNHGRRASGTPMPAAATNNLLLDMAFLRSNGLRFDLDFGMSGGEDTLLTRQLVQAGGRIVWCDEAVVADQLPAERLTREWVRRRAFWSGNSWAAVDIRLAAPGGPRLTARMRQLARGGVRVAGGMAKMLAAGAKRDEAAQSRAVRVYERGRGMCAGALGRRWMPYRRD, from the coding sequence ATGGGCGTGCCAGGGCAGGGGGCTGCGGCCCGGCCCAAGTCGGTGGCGATCGCCGTCTTGACCTATAAGCGGCCCGAACACGCAGCCAGTGTGGTACCAGCACTGGACGCTGCGCTTTCGGAGCTTGACGACGGCAGGGCGCTCAGGCTGATCGTGGTGGACAACGATCCCGACGCCAGCGCCCGCCCGGTGGTGGCGGCCGGCGCCGCGGGTGCCCTGCACCGTGTCAGCTACGTGCATGAACCGGCGCCCGGGATAGCCGCAGCCCGCAACCGGGCGCTGGCGGAATGCGATGAAGACGCGATCGTCTTCATCGACGACGACGAGCGGCCTCGCTCCGGATGGCTGCCGGCCCTGGTATCCCAGTGGGAGCGAGCGGGGGCGGAGGCAGTGGCCGGGCCCGTGGTTCCGGATTTCTCGCGGCAGCCGGACTCGTGGATCCTGGCGGGCGGCTGGTTCAATCACGGGCGCCGGGCCTCCGGCACGCCGATGCCCGCGGCGGCAACCAACAATCTACTGCTGGATATGGCCTTTTTACGCAGTAATGGCCTGCGGTTCGACTTGGACTTCGGCATGTCCGGGGGCGAGGACACCTTGCTTACGCGCCAGCTCGTGCAGGCGGGCGGCAGGATCGTCTGGTGCGACGAGGCCGTCGTCGCCGATCAGCTGCCGGCCGAGCGGCTTACGCGCGAGTGGGTGCGCAGACGCGCGTTCTGGTCGGGAAACTCGTGGGCCGCGGTGGATATTCGCCTCGCGGCCCCGGGCGGACCGCGGCTTACGGCTCGAATGCGGCAATTGGCCAGGGGCGGTGTGCGGGTAGCCGGGGGCATGGCGAAGATGCTCGCGGCGGGCGCTAAGCGGGATGAGGCGGCACAATCGCGCGCCGTTCGGGTTTATGAGCGCGGCCGCGGGATGTGCGCGGGCGCACTGGGGCGGCGTTGGATGCCCTACCGCCGTGACTGA
- a CDS encoding polysaccharide pyruvyl transferase family protein, producing MRILILWASLDQPNLGVRALAVGTRALAAQVFPGAEVQIQGTGHGDAPTSLFMSRRGLLKERVTGARGMFDWLASFDLVLDTRSGDSFADIYGLERLRNMSRVPEVLHHLGVPLVLTPQTIGPFNTRRGTVLARRALQQARLVASRDRRSAACAAQLGRPVDVESTDVVFAIDHPPVATTRDVVLNVSGLLWNDNPHVDAARYRRDILALARRLQAEGRTVTLLAHVVGPDDSAGDNDRYPLADLRRELGDVEAIVPQGPDALDQVRAAVGSARVVLGSRMHACLNALSMGTPAVPLAYSRKFAPLLAGIGWDHVVELQADDVVDRALAAVASPRLSEDVHEVRHRADRDLSRFTRALGELL from the coding sequence ATGCGCATTCTGATCCTCTGGGCCTCGCTCGATCAGCCCAACCTTGGCGTCAGGGCGCTGGCCGTTGGGACCAGGGCGCTCGCCGCACAGGTGTTTCCAGGCGCGGAGGTACAGATCCAGGGCACCGGCCACGGCGACGCCCCCACCTCCCTGTTCATGAGCCGACGGGGGCTGCTCAAGGAGCGGGTGACCGGTGCGCGGGGCATGTTCGACTGGCTCGCCTCCTTCGACCTGGTGCTTGATACCCGCTCCGGCGACTCCTTCGCCGACATCTACGGGCTGGAGCGACTGCGCAATATGTCCCGGGTGCCCGAGGTCCTGCACCACCTGGGGGTGCCGTTGGTGCTCACCCCGCAGACCATCGGCCCCTTCAACACGCGCCGGGGCACGGTGCTGGCACGCCGCGCGCTGCAGCAGGCGCGGCTGGTAGCCAGCCGGGACAGGCGCTCGGCCGCCTGCGCGGCGCAGCTGGGGCGCCCGGTAGATGTGGAGTCCACGGATGTGGTCTTCGCAATCGACCACCCGCCGGTGGCGACCACCAGGGATGTAGTGCTCAACGTCTCCGGGCTCCTGTGGAATGACAACCCGCACGTGGACGCCGCGCGCTACCGCCGCGACATACTTGCGCTCGCGCGCAGGCTCCAGGCCGAGGGGCGTACCGTCACGCTGCTGGCACACGTCGTCGGCCCCGACGATTCCGCCGGCGACAATGACCGCTACCCGCTTGCCGACCTGCGGCGGGAGCTCGGGGACGTGGAGGCCATCGTGCCGCAGGGGCCCGATGCCCTGGACCAGGTGCGCGCCGCCGTGGGCTCGGCCCGGGTGGTACTGGGCTCGCGCATGCATGCCTGCCTGAACGCCCTGTCAATGGGAACCCCCGCCGTCCCCCTGGCGTACTCCCGCAAATTCGCGCCACTGCTAGCCGGAATCGGCTGGGACCACGTGGTGGAGCTGCAGGCCGACGACGTCGTCGACCGCGCCCTGGCCGCGGTTGCCTCGCCGCGGCTGTCCGAGGACGTGCACGAGGTCAGACACCGCGCCGACCGGGACCTCAGCCGCTTCACGCGGGCCCTGGGAGAGCTGCTGTGA
- a CDS encoding lipopolysaccharide biosynthesis protein produces the protein MPPRQPLPASPPGIGPHPPGGDRAGLGKRAAKAAGQTVWTQGLRILLQLGNVVVLARLLDDRAYGVVGMVTAVVGVAAIFQDFGLSTAAIQGRTLSHGQRSNLWWINTAAGLVLTGLGVAIAPLLAGFYHEPAVAGVCAAIAPTFLMAGMVNQYRADLNRKLLVGRALAVDLTAAAAALALGALTATWGWSYWALVVQRIVTALVPFICLPIIAGWLPRWYDRREPMRALLGFGVQMAGTQMVSYLASNLDSILMGRLFGAGTLGLYNRAVQTLRTPLNQFRPQVTTLGLSVVAKLQDDDERTLAYLRRGQLALGYPVFLTMGIVVAAAPAVVSVVLGDHWLSVVPYMRLVAVGEGLTTLSMVGGWIYTSRALGRAYLRYTLFSAVIRLAAIIAGAQFGALGVAYAYVASPLILWPVSLLWSGRASGLDTAPLVWNGMRILAVSAAATAAAWGLCAVVPVSSAVLACLVAVAGMGLAMALLWLVLPVVRSDMRDLATMARMMLRR, from the coding sequence GTGCCGCCTCGGCAGCCCCTGCCCGCCTCGCCGCCCGGGATCGGCCCGCACCCGCCGGGCGGGGACCGCGCCGGTCTGGGTAAGCGAGCCGCCAAGGCGGCCGGACAGACGGTGTGGACGCAGGGTCTGCGCATTCTGCTCCAGCTCGGCAACGTCGTGGTGCTGGCACGCCTGCTCGACGACCGCGCCTACGGCGTGGTCGGCATGGTCACGGCCGTGGTTGGTGTGGCCGCCATCTTCCAGGACTTCGGCCTGTCCACGGCAGCCATCCAGGGGCGCACGCTCAGCCACGGCCAGCGCTCCAACCTGTGGTGGATCAACACGGCCGCCGGGCTCGTCCTCACCGGGCTCGGGGTGGCGATTGCACCGCTGCTGGCGGGCTTCTACCACGAGCCCGCAGTGGCCGGGGTCTGCGCCGCCATCGCCCCCACATTCCTCATGGCCGGGATGGTCAACCAGTACCGTGCCGACCTGAATCGCAAGCTCCTGGTGGGGCGGGCACTGGCAGTTGACCTGACCGCCGCGGCCGCAGCCCTGGCCCTCGGGGCGCTGACCGCAACCTGGGGATGGAGCTACTGGGCACTGGTGGTCCAGCGCATTGTCACCGCGCTCGTCCCGTTCATCTGCCTGCCCATAATCGCGGGCTGGCTGCCGCGCTGGTACGACCGGCGCGAGCCCATGCGCGCCCTGCTCGGTTTTGGTGTGCAGATGGCAGGCACCCAGATGGTCTCCTACCTCGCCTCCAACCTGGACTCCATCCTCATGGGGCGCCTATTCGGCGCCGGCACCCTGGGGCTGTACAACCGCGCAGTACAGACACTGCGCACCCCGCTGAATCAGTTCCGCCCCCAAGTCACCACGCTTGGGCTGTCCGTTGTGGCCAAGCTTCAGGACGACGACGAGCGCACCCTGGCCTACCTGCGGCGCGGACAGCTTGCGCTGGGCTACCCGGTCTTCCTCACCATGGGCATCGTGGTGGCCGCAGCCCCGGCGGTGGTCTCGGTGGTGCTCGGGGACCACTGGCTGAGCGTAGTCCCGTACATGAGACTGGTTGCGGTGGGCGAGGGCCTGACCACGCTGTCAATGGTTGGGGGCTGGATCTACACCTCGCGGGCGCTGGGGCGCGCATATCTGCGCTACACGCTGTTCTCCGCAGTGATCCGGCTGGCCGCGATCATCGCGGGGGCGCAGTTCGGTGCGCTTGGTGTCGCATACGCCTACGTGGCCAGCCCGCTGATCCTCTGGCCCGTCTCCCTGCTGTGGTCCGGACGCGCCTCCGGGCTCGACACCGCGCCGCTGGTGTGGAACGGGATGCGGATTCTTGCCGTGTCCGCCGCGGCCACGGCCGCCGCGTGGGGGCTGTGTGCCGTGGTCCCCGTATCCTCCGCCGTCCTGGCCTGCCTGGTTGCGGTGGCCGGCATGGGTCTGGCCATGGCGCTGCTGTGGCTGGTGCTGCCGGTTGTCCGCTCCGACATGCGCGACCTAGCCACAATGGCGCGGATGATGCTCAGGCGCTGA
- a CDS encoding Coenzyme F420 hydrogenase/dehydrogenase, beta subunit C-terminal domain — MSIATEINRVVDSLNCSGCGLCAQFEGVIMQLHNGFMRPVVDPEAVSRTGAAELAEFRASCPGIRIQAQRGAGIHWDPDFGPVLGAWEAYATDEGMRHEGSSGGVLTAIASWLLESGRACRVVGARKDQADPSRTRSVSVQDPQEARALAGSRYAPAANAAAPDAASSGTAFIGKPCEAQAIRSLSRERGQRPIILSFFCAGTPDQRATDRLLDELFAGTGADRDLPLCDMRYRGHGWPGEFTAVAADGTTVSTSYSESWGKALGPTVQWRCRLCPDGVGEYSDVTASDFWRATPDGYPDFTDGEGVSALLARTPRGLEIIREAEKAGVITVTPLRLDDLRQVQPYQHERRDYLVPRRTAARLMGLHTPRMRGFGAWRRALARPRDSWRQLRGSVSRLRRKFAVDWPWNRSLKQGGRDRGGAGTGPRRG, encoded by the coding sequence GTGAGCATCGCCACGGAGATTAACCGCGTGGTCGACTCGCTCAACTGCTCGGGGTGCGGCCTGTGCGCCCAGTTCGAGGGCGTCATCATGCAGCTGCATAACGGCTTCATGCGTCCGGTGGTAGATCCCGAAGCGGTTTCCCGCACGGGAGCCGCCGAGTTGGCAGAATTCCGTGCCTCCTGCCCAGGTATCCGGATACAGGCGCAGCGCGGCGCGGGTATCCACTGGGACCCGGACTTCGGGCCGGTGCTAGGCGCCTGGGAGGCGTACGCCACCGATGAGGGCATGCGCCATGAGGGCAGTTCAGGCGGCGTACTCACCGCCATCGCGTCATGGCTGCTGGAGTCGGGACGTGCCTGCCGTGTGGTCGGTGCTCGCAAGGACCAGGCCGATCCCTCCCGCACCAGGTCCGTAAGCGTTCAGGACCCGCAGGAGGCACGCGCCCTTGCCGGCAGCCGTTACGCTCCCGCGGCCAATGCGGCAGCGCCGGATGCGGCCAGCAGCGGGACAGCGTTCATCGGTAAGCCCTGTGAGGCGCAGGCGATACGCAGCCTCAGCCGGGAACGCGGGCAGCGCCCCATCATCCTGAGCTTCTTCTGCGCCGGTACGCCAGACCAGCGTGCCACCGACAGGCTCCTCGACGAGCTCTTCGCAGGAACGGGCGCTGACCGCGACTTGCCGCTGTGCGATATGCGCTACCGCGGCCACGGCTGGCCGGGGGAGTTCACCGCCGTGGCCGCAGACGGCACCACGGTGAGCACCTCCTACTCCGAGTCCTGGGGCAAGGCCCTGGGGCCAACCGTGCAGTGGCGCTGCCGGCTGTGCCCCGACGGCGTCGGGGAGTACTCCGATGTCACCGCGTCGGACTTCTGGCGGGCCACCCCCGACGGATACCCGGACTTCACGGACGGAGAGGGCGTCAGCGCCCTGCTGGCCCGCACCCCGCGGGGCCTGGAGATAATCCGGGAGGCGGAGAAGGCGGGCGTGATCACGGTGACTCCGCTGCGTCTGGACGACTTGCGTCAAGTCCAGCCCTACCAGCACGAGCGCCGGGACTACCTGGTGCCCCGCCGAACGGCCGCCCGGCTCATGGGGCTGCACACCCCGCGCATGCGCGGCTTCGGAGCCTGGCGGCGGGCGCTGGCACGTCCCCGGGACTCATGGCGCCAACTGCGCGGCTCCGTCAGTCGGCTCCGGCGCAAGTTCGCCGTCGACTGGCCCTGGAACAGGTCCCTGAAGCAGGGCGGGCGCGACCGGGGCGGTGCCGGGACCGGGCCGCGGCGGGGCTGA
- the mfd gene encoding transcription-repair coupling factor — protein sequence MRLTALLPPLLTDPAIDALVTRAAGRSRTDRSVVVAPGARPAVLAAMALGEAGIARATGGGPDASGRIASPGTEVPADGTPLLVVTATGREAEELAAALRCYLPDPDVAVFPAWETLPHERLSPRADTVATRLAVLRRLAHPEDGDPVGPDAMPDPWRGPIRVLVVPVRALLAPVVGGLGELEPIHLAPGMRVDLEQLATRLAEAAYTRVDMVTARGEFAVRGGILDVFPPTQPRPVRVDFFGDEIESVSSFAVTDQRTIADLGAVTATACREVLLTPTVRERARALAEVIPAAADMLEKLAAGIPVEGMESLAPVLTERMVPLLDLVGERLVVLAEPEKVRKRAEDLAATTEEFLAAAWTSAASGGTAPIDLSAAAFAHLAEARALALSTNRGWWSFTSLKASPDTLELPLRDPESYRGRLDAAVKDIGELTRGGWSVVVATEGPGPGRRMAQLLADGGVPARIVTGLDDADSLSYQAPDGVVRVTQASAGHGFVAEGLRLALVAESDLTGRAPAAARSAKTLPARRTRKSVDPLSLHPGDLVVHAQHGVGRFVELLRRDVGSGRGAGKEKATREYVVIEYAPSKRGQPGDRLLVPTDALDQVTKYVGSDNPALNRMGGADWAKTKQRARKAVREIAGELVRLYAARSATTGHAFSPDTPWQAELEEAFPYTETPDQLATIDDVKADMEKTQPMDRLICGDVGYGKTEIAVRAAFKAVQDGKQVAVLVPTTLLVSQHAETFTERYAGFPINVAQLSRFQTAAESERVLAGLADGTIDVVIGTHRLITGQVRFKDLGLVIIDEEQRFGVEHKETLKALRTDVDVLSMSATPIPRTLEMAVTGLREMSTLSTPPEDRHPILTYVGAYETKQVSAAIRRELLRDGQVFFVHNRVEDIESVAARLADLVPEARVATAHGQMHESRLERVIDDFWHKEIDVLVCTTIVETGLDVSNANTLIVDRADRMGLSQLHQLRGRVGRGRERAYAYFLYPADKPLTETALERLRTIATNTDLGAGMQVAMKDLEIRGAGNLLGGEQSGHIAGVGFDLYVRMVSEAVAAYKKSLQVGDAGGAAAEAAEDEDLELRVDLPVDATIPEEYVPHERLRLEAYTKFAAARSQADVADVLDELTDRYGPVPEPVRRLAALARLRALAAELGVREIVAQGKSIRFAPVSLPESARMKVTRLYPGTVLKPATRTIVVPAPGTARMGGGAIEGEELLRWAEVLLHAVVAGEAEYETEATKYRRRR from the coding sequence GTGCGTCTGACTGCCCTCCTGCCCCCGCTGCTGACCGACCCCGCCATCGACGCCCTGGTGACGAGGGCCGCCGGCCGCTCGCGCACCGACCGCAGCGTCGTCGTCGCCCCCGGCGCCCGCCCCGCCGTCTTGGCCGCCATGGCGCTGGGGGAGGCCGGCATCGCCCGCGCGACCGGGGGCGGCCCGGACGCCTCGGGGCGCATAGCGAGCCCGGGAACCGAAGTACCCGCTGACGGCACGCCCCTGCTGGTGGTCACTGCCACCGGCCGGGAGGCAGAGGAGCTGGCCGCCGCCCTGCGCTGCTACCTGCCCGACCCCGACGTGGCAGTCTTCCCCGCCTGGGAGACCCTGCCCCATGAGCGGCTCTCCCCGCGCGCCGACACCGTCGCCACCCGGCTGGCCGTGCTGCGGCGCCTGGCCCACCCCGAGGACGGCGACCCGGTCGGCCCCGACGCGATGCCGGACCCGTGGCGCGGACCCATCCGCGTGCTCGTGGTGCCCGTGCGCGCCCTGCTGGCCCCGGTGGTGGGTGGCCTGGGGGAGCTGGAGCCGATCCACCTCGCTCCGGGGATGCGCGTCGACCTGGAGCAGCTCGCCACCCGCCTGGCCGAGGCCGCCTACACCCGGGTGGACATGGTCACTGCTCGCGGCGAGTTCGCGGTGCGCGGCGGCATCCTCGACGTCTTCCCACCCACGCAGCCGCGACCGGTGCGCGTGGACTTCTTCGGTGACGAGATCGAGTCCGTGTCCTCCTTCGCCGTCACCGACCAGCGCACCATCGCCGACCTCGGCGCCGTCACCGCCACCGCCTGCCGGGAGGTGCTACTCACCCCCACGGTGCGCGAGCGCGCCCGCGCCCTGGCGGAGGTCATCCCCGCCGCCGCCGACATGCTGGAGAAACTGGCTGCCGGCATTCCGGTGGAGGGCATGGAGTCCCTGGCCCCCGTCCTGACCGAGCGCATGGTGCCGCTGCTGGACCTGGTGGGGGAGCGGCTTGTGGTCTTGGCCGAACCGGAGAAGGTGCGCAAGCGCGCCGAGGACCTGGCGGCCACCACCGAGGAGTTCCTCGCCGCCGCCTGGACCTCGGCCGCCTCCGGCGGCACCGCCCCCATCGACCTTTCAGCCGCCGCCTTCGCCCACCTCGCCGAGGCCCGTGCCCTGGCCCTGTCCACCAACCGCGGCTGGTGGTCCTTCACGTCCCTGAAGGCATCCCCGGACACCCTGGAGCTGCCGCTTCGCGACCCCGAGAGCTACCGGGGGCGCCTGGACGCCGCCGTGAAGGACATCGGCGAGCTGACCCGGGGCGGCTGGAGCGTCGTCGTCGCCACCGAGGGACCGGGCCCCGGCCGCCGCATGGCCCAGCTGCTGGCCGACGGCGGCGTGCCCGCCCGCATCGTCACCGGCCTGGATGACGCCGACTCCCTGTCCTACCAGGCCCCCGACGGCGTCGTGCGCGTCACCCAGGCCTCTGCCGGGCACGGCTTCGTCGCCGAGGGCCTGCGCCTGGCCCTGGTGGCCGAGTCCGACCTGACCGGGCGCGCCCCCGCCGCCGCCCGCTCCGCCAAGACCCTGCCCGCCCGCCGCACCCGCAAGAGCGTGGACCCCCTCTCCCTGCACCCCGGCGACCTGGTGGTGCACGCCCAGCACGGCGTCGGCCGGTTCGTGGAGCTGCTGCGCCGCGACGTCGGCTCCGGGCGGGGCGCGGGCAAGGAGAAGGCCACCCGCGAGTACGTGGTCATCGAGTACGCCCCCTCCAAGCGCGGCCAGCCCGGCGACCGGCTGCTGGTGCCCACCGACGCCCTGGACCAGGTCACCAAGTACGTCGGCTCCGACAACCCCGCCCTGAACCGCATGGGCGGGGCGGACTGGGCCAAGACCAAGCAGCGGGCCCGCAAGGCCGTGCGGGAGATCGCCGGGGAGCTGGTGCGCCTGTACGCCGCCCGCTCGGCCACCACCGGCCACGCCTTCAGCCCCGACACCCCCTGGCAGGCCGAACTGGAGGAGGCCTTCCCCTACACCGAGACCCCCGACCAGCTGGCCACCATTGACGACGTCAAGGCCGACATGGAGAAGACCCAGCCGATGGACCGGCTCATCTGCGGGGACGTCGGCTACGGCAAGACCGAGATCGCCGTGCGGGCCGCCTTCAAGGCCGTCCAGGACGGCAAGCAGGTGGCGGTGCTGGTGCCCACCACCCTGCTGGTGTCCCAGCACGCCGAGACCTTCACCGAGCGCTACGCCGGCTTCCCCATCAACGTCGCCCAGCTCTCCCGCTTCCAGACCGCCGCCGAGTCCGAGCGGGTACTGGCCGGCCTGGCCGACGGGACCATCGACGTCGTCATCGGCACTCACCGGCTGATCACCGGGCAGGTGCGCTTCAAGGACCTGGGGCTGGTGATCATCGATGAGGAGCAGCGCTTCGGCGTGGAGCACAAGGAGACCCTCAAGGCGCTGCGCACCGACGTGGACGTGCTGTCCATGTCCGCCACCCCCATCCCGCGCACCCTGGAGATGGCCGTGACCGGCCTGCGGGAGATGTCCACCCTGTCCACCCCGCCGGAGGACCGCCACCCCATCCTCACCTACGTGGGCGCCTACGAGACCAAGCAGGTCAGCGCCGCCATCCGCCGCGAGCTGCTGCGCGACGGGCAGGTGTTCTTCGTGCACAACCGGGTGGAGGACATCGAGTCCGTCGCCGCCCGGCTGGCCGACCTGGTGCCGGAGGCGCGCGTGGCCACCGCCCACGGGCAGATGCACGAGTCCCGGCTGGAGCGGGTCATCGACGACTTCTGGCACAAGGAGATCGACGTCCTGGTGTGCACCACCATCGTGGAGACCGGCCTGGACGTGTCTAACGCCAACACCCTGATCGTGGACCGGGCAGACCGCATGGGCCTGTCCCAGCTGCACCAGCTGCGCGGCCGGGTGGGGCGCGGCCGGGAACGCGCCTACGCCTACTTCCTGTACCCGGCGGACAAGCCACTGACGGAGACGGCGCTGGAGCGGCTGCGCACCATCGCCACCAACACCGACCTGGGGGCCGGCATGCAGGTGGCCATGAAGGACCTGGAGATCCGCGGTGCCGGCAACCTGCTGGGCGGCGAGCAGTCCGGGCACATCGCCGGGGTCGGCTTCGACCTGTACGTACGCATGGTCTCCGAGGCGGTCGCCGCCTACAAGAAGTCCCTCCAGGTGGGGGACGCGGGCGGCGCGGCGGCGGAGGCGGCCGAGGATGAGGACCTGGAGCTGCGGGTGGACCTGCCCGTGGACGCCACCATCCCCGAGGAGTACGTGCCCCACGAGCGGCTGCGCCTGGAGGCCTACACCAAGTTCGCGGCCGCCCGCAGCCAGGCGGACGTGGCCGACGTGCTGGACGAGCTCACCGACCGCTACGGGCCGGTGCCCGAGCCGGTGCGCCGTCTGGCGGCCCTGGCACGGCTGCGGGCCCTGGCCGCCGAGCTGGGGGTGCGGGAGATCGTGGCGCAGGGCAAGTCGATCCGCTTCGCGCCGGTGAGTCTGCCCGAGTCGGCACGCATGAAGGTCACCCGCCTGTACCCCGGCACGGTGCTCAAGCCCGCCACCCGCACCATTGTGGTGCCGGCCCCCGGCACCGCCCGCATGGGCGGCGGCGCCATCGAGGGGGAGGAGCTGCTGCGCTGGGCGGAGGTGCTGCTGCACGCCGTCGTCGCCGGGGAGGCCGAGTACGAGACCGAGGCCACCAAGTACCGCCGTCGGCGCTGA
- the eno gene encoding phosphopyruvate hydratase: MALIENVHAREILDSRGNPTLEVEILLEDGSSARAAVPSGASTGAFEAVELRDGDKGRYLGKGVEKAVANVNDTIAPEIIGYDAADQRGLDRLMIELDGTPNKGKLGANAILGVSLAAAAASADSAGLDLYQYIGGPNAHTLPVPMMNIMNGGSHADSNVDIQEFMIAPIGAPTFREALRMGAEVYHSLKAVVKGRGLSTGLGDEGGFAPNLDSNREALELIVEAIEKAGYTPGKDVALAMDVASTEFFDAETKTYQFEGEARDNAYMVDYYEKLITDFPIVSIEDPLSEDEWDDWKALTDKIGDRVQLVGDDFFVTNPERLAKGIELGAANALLVKVNQIGSLTETLEAVEMAHRAGYKTMTSHRSGETEDVTIADLAVATNSGQIKTGAPARGERINKYNQLLRIEEALGEDAVYAGASAFPRFKA, from the coding sequence GTGGCCCTCATCGAGAACGTTCACGCGCGCGAGATCCTAGACTCCCGCGGCAACCCGACCCTCGAGGTCGAGATCCTCCTGGAGGACGGCTCTTCCGCCCGCGCCGCCGTCCCCTCCGGCGCCTCCACCGGCGCATTCGAGGCCGTCGAGCTCCGCGACGGCGACAAGGGCCGTTACCTCGGCAAGGGCGTCGAGAAGGCGGTCGCCAACGTCAACGACACCATCGCCCCGGAGATCATCGGCTACGACGCCGCCGACCAGCGCGGTCTCGACCGCCTCATGATCGAGCTGGACGGCACTCCCAACAAGGGCAAGCTCGGCGCAAACGCCATTCTCGGCGTGTCCCTCGCTGCTGCGGCCGCCTCCGCCGACTCCGCCGGCCTGGACCTGTACCAGTACATCGGTGGCCCCAACGCCCACACCCTGCCTGTCCCCATGATGAACATCATGAACGGTGGTTCTCACGCGGACTCCAACGTGGACATCCAGGAGTTCATGATCGCCCCGATCGGCGCCCCCACCTTCCGTGAGGCGCTGCGCATGGGCGCTGAGGTCTACCACTCGCTCAAGGCCGTTGTGAAGGGACGCGGGCTGTCCACCGGTCTGGGTGACGAGGGCGGTTTCGCTCCTAACCTCGACTCCAACCGTGAGGCCCTGGAGCTGATCGTTGAGGCGATCGAGAAGGCCGGCTACACGCCCGGCAAGGATGTGGCCCTGGCCATGGACGTTGCCTCCACGGAGTTCTTCGACGCCGAGACCAAGACCTACCAGTTCGAGGGCGAGGCCCGCGACAACGCCTACATGGTTGACTACTACGAGAAGCTCATCACCGATTTCCCGATCGTCTCCATTGAGGACCCGCTGTCCGAGGACGAGTGGGACGACTGGAAGGCGCTTACGGACAAGATCGGCGACCGCGTCCAGCTGGTTGGTGACGACTTCTTTGTCACCAACCCGGAGCGTCTGGCCAAGGGTATCGAGCTCGGTGCGGCCAACGCCCTGCTGGTCAAGGTCAACCAGATCGGTTCTCTGACCGAGACGCTGGAGGCCGTGGAGATGGCGCACCGCGCCGGCTACAAGACGATGACCTCGCACCGCTCCGGCGAGACCGAGGACGTCACGATCGCCGACCTGGCGGTTGCCACCAACTCCGGCCAGATCAAGACCGGTGCTCCGGCCCGTGGCGAGCGCATCAACAAGTACAACCAGCTGCTGCGCATCGAGGAGGCCCTCGGCGAGGACGCTGTCTACGCCGGCGCCAGCGCCTTCCCGCGTTTCAAGGCCTGA